In the genome of Dermacentor silvarum isolate Dsil-2018 chromosome 1, BIME_Dsil_1.4, whole genome shotgun sequence, one region contains:
- the LOC119448116 gene encoding uncharacterized protein LOC119448116, with product MYSYIRDFLSQPTATLTLGDHRLSRVSLGARRTPQDTVLSPILFNIALLQLPNQLSQVHDIHFSFYADDITVWANRGSDANMECNLQSALKIIDSYVRAGGLACSPSKSELFLYCPRPHDPVNPPISLTLGNHPIPLVSKIRILGLVLHSHGAHVDTIQALQIQTLQATRLIRRVTHRRAGLREQNTLPLTQVYITSHTAYAFPYPPPLKQKRRDRINALLRSCTKVALCLPPAPPLPGSSTSVPTIRLNSWQKQP from the coding sequence ATGTACAGTTACATCCGCGACTTCCTTTCCCAACCCACAGCCACACTCACCCTGGGGGACCACCGGCTTTCCCGTGTCTCACTGGGAGCGCGGAGGACGCCTCAGGATACTGTGCTGTCTCCCATCCTCTTCAACATAGCCCTTCTCCAACTCCCCAACCAACTCTCCCAAGTCCACGACATACATTTCAgcttctatgccgacgacatcactgtctgggccAACCGAGGCAGTGATGCCAACATGGAGTGCAACCTACAGTCGGCCCTCAAAATCATCGACTCGTACGTTCGCGCGGGCGGCCTAGCctgctccccttccaaatcagaACTTTTCCTCTACTGCCCCAGGCCGCACGACCCCGTCAACCCTCCCATCTCACTCACGCTAGGGAACCATCCCATTCCCCTAGTCTCTAAGATTCGCATCCTGGGCCTCGTCCTTCACTCCCACGGCGCGCATGTCGACACCATCCAAGCTCTCCAGATCCAAACCCTACAAGCCACCCGTCTGATTCGGCGCGTGACACATCGACGCGCGGGTTTACGAGAGCAGAACACTCTCCCCCTCACCCAAGTCTACATCACGAGCCACACGGCGTACGCATttccataccccccccccctaaagCAGAAAAGGCGGGACCGCATCAACGCGCTCCTCAGGAGCTGCACGAAGGTGGCCCTCTGCCTACCCCCAGCACCTCCACTGCCCGGCTCCTCAACCTCGGTACCCACAATACGTTTGAATAGCTGGCAGAAGCAACCTTAA